The Collinsella aerofaciens genomic sequence TTAAATTTGCGACATTAACCCAGCCGGAAGCAACCTGCCAACCATCAGCTCCAGCGATTTTTAGGATAGTGCCGTTTTCGCGAATCACATCCTTGCAAAGATATCCATTATCATCGGCGTATCTTTGAACGCCGTCATTAACGGTAACCCAACTTGAAACCACAAGCCTACCGCTCTGGTTTGCAAAACAATCGTTGCCGCCCACCTCAAATAAGCCCGTTTTCATGAGATGGCTAACAGGGTCCAGGTAATACCAGCTTGTGCCTTCTTTATACCAGCCAGAAATAAGTGCACCAGATTGGGAGGCGAAATACCAGCCGTCCTCGACCTGAGCCCAACCAACAGCCATAGCCCCGTTAGGCTTTAAATAATAAGCTGCATTGCCAAGGTCTAAATACCCAACGGACATCTTACCATCGGAGGCTGGGTCGAGATAATACCAAGCGCCGTTAACGAGTTTCCAGTCAGTGGCCGCAATACCGTTAGAGCAGTAATACCAATCTACTCCGTCTTTGTACCATCCATTTGCGAGACCATAGTCACCAAAAATGTAGGTTCTTCCATCAATCTTTTGACGACCCTTAAACATGATGAACGTCTGTGAGTCAAAATAATAGCGAGCCCCACCTATCGTTTGCCATGACGAAGCAAGGGCACCCGATGAATAAGCCCAGTACCAATTCCCGTCAACGAGAATCCAGCCGGTTTTCATAGCACCAGTGGCATCTAAATAGTATTTCCCGCTCCCGAGGTCGACAAAACCAACCTGCATTATATTGGTGGCAGGATCCAGGTAATACCATGTGCCGTCTTGATAAAACCAACCGGCAGCTAAATCGCCTCCAGCATTGGCATAAAACCAATTTCCATCTGAGTTACGTAGCCAGCAGTTCTGATATAGCGCGCCAAAAGGCGTTGCGGCATTGCCGTCATTCGCATAAAACGAAGCAATCGATCCGCCAGCATCGGTCACATTGAAATAACCTGTCTGCATTGCACCATCATTGGCTGGATCAAGCCAATACCAATAGCCCCCGCTTTGCAGCCAGCCAGTTTGGTGTTTACCGTTTTTTCCGTAATACCAAACTCCAGACGACTCGTCTCGTTGCCAGCCATCTTTTATGGCGGAAGAATTATCAGGTTGCAAATCATCGGAAACCACAGAAGAAAAATCCGCTTTTGACTCAATACTCTGAGCCTCAACGGAATCCTGTGCAAACGCGACATTCGCACTCAGGGGCAAGCAGCAAGCAGTGATTAATGACGCAGCAGCACAAACAAGCGTGGCCTTCTTTTCGAATCGATACATAAGCGACCCTCCCAGATATCTCATTTATTTATTTTAATCCACATTCCAGGATTGATTTTCGTTACTGTCTGTTCAGTCTATGTAGATAAATATATTTAATTGAACATAACGTTCAATCATTCTATTCTTTCCATAAGCAATGAACATCTTAATTGGAGGCCTGCAGTGGAACTGACCAAGCGTAACTTTACTGTTCTGTACGAATACCTAAAGAACCCATATGCTAGCCAGCGAGAAGTTGCCGAGCGCACTGGCCTCTCACTTGGATCGGTAAACGCAGCAAATAAAGAGCTTACGAATGAGGGCCTTCTCGAATCGGACAGCCTAACCGACAGCGGTTACGAAGCACTTCACCCCTATAAGGTTGAAAACGCAGTGATATTGGCTGCGGGGCTTTCGAGCCGCTTTGCTCCCATTTCGTATGAAAAGCCCAAAGGCCTTTTAAAGGTACGTGGTGAGATTCTCATCGAACGTCAGATTAGGCAGCTGCAAGACGCGGGTATCAGCAATATCACCGTCGTTGTCGGCTATAAAAAAGAGTATTTCTTCTATCTTGAAAGCAAGTTCGGCGTCTCGATTGTCGTCAACAACGAATATGCATCCAAAAATAACCACGCATCGCTTATGTGCGTAAAAGAGCGGCTTGGCAACACCTATATTTGCTCAAGCGATGATTACCTTCTAAACAATCCGTTTGAAGCATACGTTTGGAAAGCATTTTATTCTGCTCAATATGCTGAAGGCGCCACCAAAGAATGGTGCATTCAAACCGGAGCAATGGACCGAATCACCAATGTTACGATTGGCGGTTCCGATGCTTGGTATATGCTCGGACATGTCTACTTTGATAAAGCCTTCTCGCTTGCATTTAAGCAGATTCTCGAAACGGAATATAACAAGCCCGAAACAACGGACAAGCTTTGGGAAGATCTATATATCGAGCACATCAAGGAGCTCGATATGGTTATCAAGAAGTATCCTAAGGGCGAGATCAACGAATTCGATTCTCTTGATGAACTGCGTGCCTTTGATCCGCATTTTATCGAAAACGTTGACTCCGATATTTTCGATAACATCGAGCAAGTGCTCGGCTGCTCCAAATCAGAGATTCACGACGTTTATCCCCTTAAACAAGGTCTTACGAATCTATCGTGCCACTTTAGAACCAATGACGGAGAGTACGTTTACCGCCATCCGGGAGTCGGGACCGAACTGCTTATTAACAGAAATGGAGAAGTAGCCGCACTTAAAAAGGCCAAGGAACTCGGCCTTGACGACACGTTCATTCATGAGGACCCAAAGCGCGGTTGGAAAATTTCGAAGTTTGTACCCAACGCAAAGCAGCCTGATCCGCATGATGCTGCCCAAATGAATCGAATGATGCAGATGTGTCATTCGCTTCACGAGAGTGGTGCAAATGTCGAAACCGAATTTGACTTCTACCTCGAAGCGAAGCGCTACGAATCGCTTCTTCTGGAAAAAGGTCCCATCGACATTCCAGGCTACAGGGAAATGTCCGCCGAAATCGATGAATTGGAGCGCTTTGTACAGGCCGACAATGCACCAAAATGCCTTTGCCACAATGACTTCTTTTACCTCAATTTCCTTATCGATGAGAACGACAAGTACTATCTCATTGACTGGGAATATGCTGGCATGAGCGATTACGCAAACGATTTTGGAACGTGCAGTGTCTGCTGCGAGCTTTCCGAAGATGAAGTCGACCGCGCGCTTGATGCATATTTTGGGCGCAAGGCAACAAACAACGAAGTTGCGCATAACTACGCGCACATTGCCCTTGCAGGATGGTGCTGGTACCTCTGGTCTCTTCTGAAAGAAGCCGAAGGCGACTTCGTAGGCGAATGGCTCTATATCTACTTCAATTACAGTGCCAAATACCTTAAAAAGGCACTGGAGATCTATCGGAAAGGTGAGTAACGATGCAATTCGGCTTTTTTAGCGGCCTTCTTTGGGGCCTTGATACAGTAATTCTTGGAATCGGTTTGGCGCTCGCGCCCTATATAGGATCGGCGGAAGCGCTTGCATGCGCCTCCATTGCAGGATCTTTTCTCCATGATGCCTTCTGTGCAATCTGGCTCTTTGGGTACATGGGAGTTCGAGGCAGATTAAAAGATACGCTCGCTGCACTTAAAACTCGTTCGGGCAAGGTCGTCATCGCCGGCGCTCTGCTCGGTGGACCTATCGGAATGACCGGTTACGTATTGGCGATTAATAACATCGGAGCTGCCTACACGGCAATCATCTCCGCCTTCTATCCCGCGGTCGGAGCATTCCTTTCGTTCGTGCTGCTGAAGGAGAAAATGGGCAAAGGTCAGATGCTTTCCCTTCTCGTTGCTCTTTGCGGCGTAATGACGATGGGCTATCTATCGGCCGGATCGAGCGAGATTGCAAATGCCCCCCTCGGCTTACTCGGCGCGGTGCTTGCCGTTATTGGATGGGGATCCGAAGCGGTGCTGTGCGCATGGGGAATGAAAGATGATGCCGTTGATGACGAAACGGCTTTGCAAATCCGCGAAACTACGAGTGCGCTTGTTTATGGAGTGCTCGTACTCCCCCTCTTCGGAGCATGGCATTTCACGCTGGGTGCTATCCCGAGCATGCCCACATTGATTATTGCACTCGCCGGACTCGCAGGAACTGCATCCTATCTGTTCTATTACAAGGGCATTGCGGCAATCGGAGCAGCGCGTGCGATGGCTCTGAATATATCCTATTCGGCATGGTCGGTGGTCTTTGGCCTGATCTTGCTTGGAACAATTCCCGACATGGCATCTGTAATCTGCTGCATTGTAATTGTATGCGGAACAGTTTTGGCAGCCAGTAACTGGGACGAACTATTTGGACGAAATAAGACAGCGTAGCTTGATTAACAATGCAGTAAAAAGGGAGAGCTCGTCGAGCTCTCCCTTTTTAGCATTATGGCTATTCAATTACCACGGCCTGGCTATCCATCTGTTGCCACGTGCCGAAGAACACCTGGGCATTTCGCGTAACATTGCCGTTAATCGAATCCGAAAGATAGACAATTCCCCGCTCGTCATCATAGCCTTTAAGGACTACGGCATGATTACCGCCCCACAGACCATAGGAATACCCGTTATACCAACGAGCAGCATAACGGCCTCCTGGCCAACTTCCCCACTCGGTATTCCACATCTCAACAGGTTGACCAAAGGTCAGCCTGTTCTTAATGGAAGAAATTGACGAGAAAGAGACGTCTTTTGCCTGCTTGCCACTTCCAGCAGCACGCAGAAAGTTATTACCAGCAATCGTAATAGCAGGGGCGACACATCCCATGAGACCCCCGCTACTACGCCTTGGGTTGCCATCAAAGGCGGTAACAAAGTTGCCGTTGCTTCCCTTGGGCAAGTAATAATCCGCAATAATCGTCTTACCTAAACCGAAACCATAGTAGTTAAGCAAGTTTGTAAGGGCGACCGACTCACAGCCAGTAGGAAGTTCCGGGTACTGCGAATAGCACGGGACATCGACCCAAGCGCCAACCATTGCGCCGGATGAACTGAACTTGTAGTCAGTAGAGCCGATCCAATACCAACCGTTGCTCAACATTACTCCCCCACGTGCGGCATCAAGGTAATACCATGTGCCCCCAAGGGATAGCCATCCCGTTTTCATTGCGCCAGAAGAGGAATCTAGCCAGAACCAGTTACCGCCATCGATAAGCCAGCCGGTCGCCATTCGACCATCCGAGTTAAAGTAATACCAAGACCCAGCTATTTGCTGCCATCCAGTCAGAATTACCCCATTAGCAGAACAATAATATCGAGAACCCTGACTCTCAATCCAGCCCGTTCTAACATTCCCGCCATCGTCAATCAGCTGGATTCCCGAATCAGTCATGATGCCTTTAAGGTCAATTGCACCGCTGGATGAAGAATGATACATCCAGGACCCATCACCGTTTGACCAGCAATTAGCCATCATCTTGCCGGAACTATTAAATATGTATTCACATGATCCAATAGTTTGGACACCCGTAGCCATGACGTACGTCGAGGGATCGAGCCAGTACCACGCACCGTTTAGGTTGAGCCAGCCGGAGGCGAGGGCGCCGGAGCCAATCGCGTAGTACCAGGTCCCGCCATCGAGGACCCATCCGGTCGCCATCGCGCCGGAGGCGTTGAACCAGTACGCGGAGCCGTTGCACGAATGGAGGCCCGTCGCCATGGCGCCGCCCGCGTCGGGGTCGAGCCAGTACCAGGAGCCGCCAGTGTAAAGCCAGCCGGTCGAGGCGATACCGTCAGCGAACCAGTACCAGGAGCCGTCGACGAGGCCCCAGCCGTTAAGGGGACCGCAGCTGCCGAAGTAGCGGCGGACGCCCTGCGCATCAGTCTGGTAACCCGTCAGCATGGCTCCCGTCCGGGCGTCGAAGCAGTAGGGCACGCCGCCGACGGAAACGGGGCCGCGCGCCAGCGCGCCGGAGCCAGTCGCGTAGTACCAGGTGCCGCCGTCGAGCACCCAACCGGTCGCCATCGCGCCGGAGGAGTTGAACCAGTACATGGAGCCGTTGCACTCGTGAAGGCCGGTAGCCATGGCATGGGTGGAGGGATCAAGCCAGTACCAGGCGCTGCCGACGTAGGCCCAACCGGAGGCGAGGGCGCCGGAGCCCGTCGCGTAGTACCAGGTACCGCCGTCGAGGACCCACCCGGTCGCCATCGCGCCGGAGCCATTGAACCAGTACGCGGAGCCATTGCACTCATGGAGCCCGATGGCCATGGCATGCGTCGAGGGGTCGAGCCAATACCAGGCCCCATTGGTATAGAGCCAGCCAGAATGCAACGAGACCGGATTGACTGAATCCACATAGAACCAGTTGCCGTCAAACGAATTCCAACCCAGATTCCATTTAACGGATTCTTGAGCAGGACCATCATCGATTGAATCGGAAGGAGAAAGAGTCGAGGGGACGGATTGCCGCTCAAAATCAGTAGGGATGGAGGAGCTTATGGGTTCTGCGTTCGCGATATCAACCACACCGGGTCCAGCGAGCAGTAGAGTTGAAAGAATGATTAGGATTAATGTTATTTGCTTTTTCCTTGCCATGTGCAGCCCCCAGTAGTTACCAATTTTTATATAAACATAGTCTACAAATGGATAGCTAAGAGCAATATGTAATTAGAAAAAAGCAATTAAGGAAGAGTTGCTAGCCGAGCCAAGCGCCATTACTAGCAAAAGAGTATTTCACCCCATCGATTTCTTGAACACCCGTAGTCATAGCGTGCGTCGAGGGGTCAAGCCAGTACCAGGCGCCGCCGACGTAGGCCCAGCCGGAGGTGAGGGCGCCGGAGCTCGTCGCGTAGTACCATGTGCCGCCGTCGAGGACCCATCCGGTCGCCATCGAGCCGGAGCCGTTGAACCAGTACATGGAGCCGTTGCACCCATGGAGCCCGGTGGCCATGGCGTGCGTCGAGGGGTCGAGCCAGTACCACGTACCGCTTAGGTTGAGCCAGCCGGAGGCGAGGGCGCCGGAGCCAGTCGCGTAGTACCAGGTCCCGCCGTCGAGCACCCATCCGGTCGCCATCGCGCCGGAGGCGCTGAACCAGTACGCTGAGTCGTTGCACGCGTGGAGGCCCGTCGCCATGGCGCCGCCCGCGTCGGGCTCGAGCCAGTACCAGGAACCGCCGGTGTAAAGCCAGCCGGTCGAGGCGATACCGTCAGCGAACCAGTACCAGGAGCCGTCGACGAAGCCCCAGCCGTTAAGGGGGCCGCAGCTGCCGAAGTAGCGGCGGACGCCCTGCGCGTCCGTCTGGTAGCCCGTCAGCATGGCCCCCGTCCGGGCGTCGAAGCAGTAGGGCACGCCGCCGACGGATACGGGGCCGCGCGCCAGCGCGCCGGAGCCAGTCGCGTAGTACCAGGTCCCGCCGTCGAGGACCCACCCGGTCGCCATCGCGCCGGACGAATTAAACCAGTACAGGGAGCCGTTGCACTCGTGAAGGCCGGTAGCCATGGCACCGCCCACGTCGGGCTCGAGCCAGTACCACGTGCCACTCTGAAACAACCATCCGGTATACGCCTTGCCGTCAGAGGTTGCGTAATACCAAGTGCCCTCTTTTAACTGCCAGTAATAAAGAGAGACATCAACATACGCGTAATTCATATCAACATTTCCGCTAATACCAGAAACTTTTCCGCGGCTTGTATACTGCCAAAAGCTGTAACTGGCGGTATAGTGACATTGGGAGTTGTATTGAGCAATCCAATGATCCCAAGAACCGCTCTTAAATACAGGGTCGGTCAATATATTGTTAAACCAATTTAGGTTTGCATAAATGCCTGGCTTATATCCAGCACTAGAAATCTTATTACAGAATGTCTGAGCTCTAGATGCAATTCCGGATTGACGACCATCTGCAATAATTGTCTTGTCCTCAAGATCGTAATACACCGGTAGCCTAGGATTGTGCCCCGATAGGCAGTCAATCACCATGGACGCCTCATCAGCTGCCTGCTGATTATCAAAAGCATATGAATAGATATAGACGCCGTAGGGAATTCC encodes the following:
- a CDS encoding C39 family peptidase, giving the protein MARKKQITLILIILSTLLLAGPGVVDIANAEPISSSIPTDFERQSVPSTLSPSDSIDDGPAQESVKWNLGWNSFDGNWFYVDSVNPVSLHSGWLYTNGAWYWLDPSTHAMAIGLHECNGSAYWFNGSGAMATGWVLDGGTWYYATGSGALASGWAYVGSAWYWLDPSTHAMATGLHECNGSMYWFNSSGAMATGWVLDGGTWYYATGSGALARGPVSVGGVPYCFDARTGAMLTGYQTDAQGVRRYFGSCGPLNGWGLVDGSWYWFADGIASTGWLYTGGSWYWLDPDAGGAMATGLHSCNGSAYWFNASGAMATGWVLDGGTWYYAIGSGALASGWLNLNGAWYWLDPSTYVMATGVQTIGSCEYIFNSSGKMMANCWSNGDGSWMYHSSSSGAIDLKGIMTDSGIQLIDDGGNVRTGWIESQGSRYYCSANGVILTGWQQIAGSWYYFNSDGRMATGWLIDGGNWFWLDSSSGAMKTGWLSLGGTWYYLDAARGGVMLSNGWYWIGSTDYKFSSSGAMVGAWVDVPCYSQYPELPTGCESVALTNLLNYYGFGLGKTIIADYYLPKGSNGNFVTAFDGNPRRSSGGLMGCVAPAITIAGNNFLRAAGSGKQAKDVSFSSISSIKNRLTFGQPVEMWNTEWGSWPGGRYAARWYNGYSYGLWGGNHAVVLKGYDDERGIVYLSDSINGNVTRNAQVFFGTWQQMDSQAVVIE
- a CDS encoding NlpC/P60 family protein; this encodes MYRFEKKATLVCAAASLITACCLPLSANVAFAQDSVEAQSIESKADFSSVVSDDLQPDNSSAIKDGWQRDESSGVWYYGKNGKHQTGWLQSGGYWYWLDPANDGAMQTGYFNVTDAGGSIASFYANDGNAATPFGALYQNCWLRNSDGNWFYANAGGDLAAGWFYQDGTWYYLDPATNIMQVGFVDLGSGKYYLDATGAMKTGWILVDGNWYWAYSSGALASSWQTIGGARYYFDSQTFIMFKGRQKIDGRTYIFGDYGLANGWYKDGVDWYYCSNGIAATDWKLVNGAWYYLDPASDGKMSVGYLDLGNAAYYLKPNGAMAVGWAQVEDGWYFASQSGALISGWYKEGTSWYYLDPVSHLMKTGLFEVGGNDCFANQSGRLVVSSWVTVNDGVQRYADDNGYLCKDVIRENGTILKIAGADGWQVASGWVNVANLRFYAEPGTGAIHRGWLKIDGDWYWLDADSGVMKTGWVFTGGAWYYLNADGKMATGWKSLNGTWYYLESNGSMHVGWLKDSGKWYWLDGSGAMATGARTIDGVRRIFWSDGQCDKVGWQNPSQYPQVSSWTVQLPSYCTGYFTYVTPSRISVEATREDCVNAFIQRAYEYIGTQYIEPWSTAPGGAVDCSGFVLQCLYATGMDMGVYNPYNHRWDPSQTYNSMNWYRSNIFMPVSTSSIQRGDVIYYRGHIAIALGGGLMIDSWPHQGVGIHPISARGNVIGAARPFIK
- a CDS encoding DMT family transporter is translated as MQFGFFSGLLWGLDTVILGIGLALAPYIGSAEALACASIAGSFLHDAFCAIWLFGYMGVRGRLKDTLAALKTRSGKVVIAGALLGGPIGMTGYVLAINNIGAAYTAIISAFYPAVGAFLSFVLLKEKMGKGQMLSLLVALCGVMTMGYLSAGSSEIANAPLGLLGAVLAVIGWGSEAVLCAWGMKDDAVDDETALQIRETTSALVYGVLVLPLFGAWHFTLGAIPSMPTLIIALAGLAGTASYLFYYKGIAAIGAARAMALNISYSAWSVVFGLILLGTIPDMASVICCIVIVCGTVLAASNWDELFGRNKTA
- a CDS encoding phosphotransferase; this translates as MELTKRNFTVLYEYLKNPYASQREVAERTGLSLGSVNAANKELTNEGLLESDSLTDSGYEALHPYKVENAVILAAGLSSRFAPISYEKPKGLLKVRGEILIERQIRQLQDAGISNITVVVGYKKEYFFYLESKFGVSIVVNNEYASKNNHASLMCVKERLGNTYICSSDDYLLNNPFEAYVWKAFYSAQYAEGATKEWCIQTGAMDRITNVTIGGSDAWYMLGHVYFDKAFSLAFKQILETEYNKPETTDKLWEDLYIEHIKELDMVIKKYPKGEINEFDSLDELRAFDPHFIENVDSDIFDNIEQVLGCSKSEIHDVYPLKQGLTNLSCHFRTNDGEYVYRHPGVGTELLINRNGEVAALKKAKELGLDDTFIHEDPKRGWKISKFVPNAKQPDPHDAAQMNRMMQMCHSLHESGANVETEFDFYLEAKRYESLLLEKGPIDIPGYREMSAEIDELERFVQADNAPKCLCHNDFFYLNFLIDENDKYYLIDWEYAGMSDYANDFGTCSVCCELSEDEVDRALDAYFGRKATNNEVAHNYAHIALAGWCWYLWSLLKEAEGDFVGEWLYIYFNYSAKYLKKALEIYRKGE